One Paracidovorax avenae ATCC 19860 genomic region harbors:
- the gspM gene encoding type II secretion system protein GspM, producing MKPARSPSPSAASASRAEALRARWKTLAPREQSLVLAAGTVVAVALLWWVALAPALRTLREAPAQHAALDAQLQRMQALQSEALQLQAAPAAPAGDASQALRTSLSQRLGTQAQINILGDRATVTLKAAPADHVAEWLSQARSNARAVPVEARLARSAAAAPQPAGPAVLGPTSPQRAAALAAPGTAAASAGQPAAAAAPEGAMPRWDGTLVLALPAR from the coding sequence ATGAAACCGGCACGGTCTCCCTCCCCTTCCGCGGCCTCCGCATCCCGCGCCGAAGCGCTGCGTGCGCGCTGGAAGACACTGGCTCCGCGCGAACAGTCGCTGGTGCTCGCGGCCGGCACGGTCGTGGCGGTGGCACTGCTCTGGTGGGTGGCGCTGGCGCCAGCGCTGCGCACGCTGCGCGAGGCACCGGCGCAGCATGCCGCACTGGACGCCCAGTTGCAGCGCATGCAGGCCCTGCAGTCGGAAGCCCTGCAATTGCAGGCCGCTCCCGCCGCACCGGCCGGCGACGCATCGCAGGCGCTGCGCACGTCGCTGTCGCAGCGCCTGGGCACGCAGGCGCAGATCAACATCCTGGGCGACCGCGCGACCGTCACGCTGAAGGCCGCGCCCGCGGACCACGTGGCCGAATGGCTGTCGCAGGCGCGCAGCAACGCCCGCGCCGTACCCGTCGAGGCGCGGCTGGCCCGCAGCGCGGCGGCGGCACCGCAGCCCGCCGGACCGGCGGTGCTTGGCCCGACCTCGCCGCAGCGCGCAGCCGCCCTGGCCGCGCCGGGAACGGCAGCCGCCAGCGCTGGCCAGCCGGCTGCTGCGGCAGCGC
- the gspL gene encoding type II secretion system protein GspL yields the protein MSTLVLFLPQGSAPGPATEYGYTLTTDGHAATRHDSARASLLPDPGRAGEVVAVVPIQALSWQRVTLPQGAQAPRLRAVLEGLLEERLLDDPAQLHFALEPGARPGVPAWVAVCDRNWLRAALQALEAAGRPVQRVVPEFAPGTGETPAYYVIGTPEEPLLVATGQGPEAVPSVLPLSPAALQLTGASRTADAAGADGGETPPPLQAEPAVARLAEQMTGRPAVLHTVSQRALAAARGTWDLAQFEFASNRRTRTLRKTATAFGAFARAPQWRAARWALGVCVAAQVVGLNAWAWQERQALAGKQAGVRNALTQTFPQVQVVVDAPVQMEREVARLRQQAGGVSARDLEPMLASAGAALPAGRLPTAIDYAPGELRLRGIELQPEELSTTNERLAAAGYQASLQDGAVLLREGAHP from the coding sequence ATGAGCACCCTCGTCCTTTTCCTGCCCCAGGGCAGCGCCCCCGGGCCGGCCACCGAATACGGCTACACGCTGACCACGGACGGCCACGCCGCCACCCGCCACGACAGCGCCCGCGCGTCCCTGCTTCCCGACCCGGGGCGGGCGGGCGAGGTGGTCGCCGTGGTGCCGATCCAGGCCCTGTCATGGCAGCGCGTCACGCTGCCCCAGGGTGCGCAGGCGCCGCGGCTGCGCGCGGTGCTCGAAGGGCTGCTGGAAGAGCGGCTCCTGGACGATCCCGCGCAACTGCATTTCGCGCTGGAGCCGGGCGCGCGGCCAGGCGTGCCGGCCTGGGTGGCCGTGTGCGACCGGAACTGGCTGCGCGCGGCCCTGCAGGCCCTGGAGGCCGCGGGCCGGCCGGTGCAGCGGGTGGTGCCCGAGTTCGCACCGGGCACCGGGGAGACGCCCGCGTATTACGTGATCGGCACGCCCGAGGAGCCGCTGCTGGTGGCCACCGGACAGGGCCCGGAGGCCGTACCGTCCGTGTTGCCGCTGTCGCCTGCCGCACTCCAGCTCACGGGCGCCTCGCGCACCGCCGATGCAGCCGGTGCGGACGGCGGCGAGACGCCGCCCCCCCTGCAGGCGGAGCCGGCCGTAGCCCGGCTCGCCGAACAGATGACCGGCCGCCCCGCGGTACTGCATACGGTGAGCCAGCGCGCGCTGGCAGCGGCGCGCGGCACGTGGGACCTGGCGCAGTTCGAGTTCGCCAGCAACCGCCGCACGCGCACGCTGCGCAAGACCGCGACGGCCTTCGGCGCCTTCGCGCGGGCGCCGCAATGGCGGGCCGCGCGCTGGGCCCTGGGCGTGTGCGTGGCGGCGCAGGTGGTCGGGCTGAACGCCTGGGCCTGGCAGGAGCGCCAGGCGCTCGCCGGCAAGCAGGCCGGCGTGCGCAACGCGCTTACCCAGACCTTTCCGCAGGTGCAGGTGGTGGTCGATGCGCCGGTCCAGATGGAACGCGAAGTGGCCCGGCTGCGGCAGCAGGCGGGCGGGGTCTCGGCCCGCGACCTGGAGCCGATGCTCGCGTCCGCGGGTGCCGCGCTGCCCGCGGGGCGCCTGCCCACCGCGATCGACTATGCACCCGGGGAATTGCGGCTGCGCGGCATCGAACTGCAGCCCGAGGAACTCTCCACGACCAATGAACGCCTGGCCGCCGCCGGCTACCAGGCCAGCCTGCAGGATGGCGCGGTGCTGCTGCGCGAAGGGGCACACCCATGA
- the gspK gene encoding type II secretion system minor pseudopilin GspK: MRQHGAALLAAMLTVALVATFAAAAMWQQWRAVEVESAERARVQSAWLLVGALDWSRLILREDLFARGGDGTDHLAEPWAVPLEEARLSTFLAAGPEGAAAEPDASTDTANAFLSGQITDLQSRLNVYNLVEGATVSAPALRQFGRLFDALGLPQQELQQLAEGLRKAMALSNAAGAGNTGAGTATGTEAPAAAPADLASVPLMPRSFTQLTWLGLSASTVAALEPYATLLPRRTPVNLNTASAQVLQASIEGLDMAGAQRLVQARESQHFKTTADATRQLGGNLQIPPETHSTMSSYYEVRGRLRLGDTVVEERSLVYKAGSTARTLWRERGAFVRSPAAAR; encoded by the coding sequence ATGCGCCAGCATGGGGCGGCGCTCCTCGCGGCGATGCTCACCGTGGCGCTGGTGGCCACTTTCGCGGCAGCGGCGATGTGGCAGCAATGGCGCGCCGTCGAGGTGGAGTCCGCCGAGCGGGCGCGGGTGCAGTCGGCCTGGCTGCTGGTCGGTGCGCTCGACTGGTCGCGGTTGATCCTGCGCGAAGACCTGTTCGCGCGGGGCGGGGACGGTACGGACCACCTCGCGGAACCCTGGGCCGTTCCGCTGGAAGAGGCGCGGCTGTCCACCTTCCTCGCGGCCGGGCCCGAAGGCGCGGCGGCCGAGCCGGATGCCAGCACGGACACTGCCAACGCCTTCCTGTCGGGGCAGATCACGGACCTGCAGTCGCGGCTCAATGTGTACAACCTGGTCGAGGGCGCCACCGTATCCGCGCCCGCCCTGCGCCAGTTCGGCCGCCTGTTCGATGCGCTGGGGCTGCCGCAGCAGGAGCTGCAGCAGCTCGCGGAAGGGCTGCGCAAGGCGATGGCGCTAAGCAATGCCGCGGGAGCCGGCAACACCGGCGCGGGCACCGCCACGGGCACGGAGGCGCCCGCCGCCGCACCGGCCGACCTCGCTTCCGTTCCGCTCATGCCCCGCAGCTTCACGCAGCTCACGTGGCTGGGGCTGTCGGCGTCCACGGTCGCAGCGCTGGAGCCGTATGCGACCCTGCTGCCGCGGCGCACGCCGGTCAACCTCAATACCGCGAGCGCGCAGGTGCTGCAGGCCAGCATCGAAGGGCTGGACATGGCGGGCGCGCAGCGGCTGGTGCAGGCGCGGGAGTCGCAGCACTTCAAAACCACCGCGGACGCCACCCGGCAGTTGGGCGGCAACCTGCAGATCCCGCCGGAGACCCACTCGACCATGTCCTCGTACTACGAAGTGCGGGGACGCCTGCGCCTGGGCGACACCGTCGTGGAGGAGCGCTCGCTGGTGTACAAGGCCGGCTCCACGGCGCGCACGTTATGGCGCGAGCGCGGCGCGTTCGTGAGGAGCCCCGCCGCCGCACGATGA
- a CDS encoding PulJ/GspJ family protein, with protein sequence MRAPRHAAGFTLVELLVAIAIMSLLALMSWRGLDGMARAQEQTRARGDELLVVEAALAQWTADLDALQAMDQTTPIDWDGQVLRLTRRGSGTPDEGAYVVAWARRAVNGTDQWLRWQSSPLRTLGEWNTAWQRAALWARSGGAGNAGAERGETVLMPLQDWRLFYYRDGAWYNGLSSSATAPTPQTMGPTAPTNIPDGVRLQIVLPPGRALAGTITRDWVNPTNGGGKS encoded by the coding sequence ATGCGCGCTCCGCGCCATGCCGCCGGCTTCACGCTGGTGGAGCTGCTGGTCGCGATCGCAATCATGTCGCTGCTGGCGCTCATGAGCTGGCGCGGCCTGGATGGCATGGCGCGGGCGCAGGAGCAGACGCGGGCGCGCGGGGACGAGTTGCTGGTGGTGGAGGCCGCGCTGGCGCAGTGGACTGCGGACCTGGATGCGCTGCAGGCCATGGACCAGACCACGCCCATCGACTGGGACGGGCAGGTGCTGCGCCTGACGCGGCGGGGCAGTGGCACGCCGGACGAAGGAGCCTACGTGGTGGCCTGGGCCCGGCGCGCGGTGAACGGCACGGACCAGTGGCTGCGCTGGCAGTCGTCCCCGCTGCGCACGCTGGGCGAATGGAACACGGCCTGGCAGCGCGCGGCGCTGTGGGCGCGCTCGGGCGGAGCGGGCAACGCCGGGGCCGAGCGCGGGGAAACCGTGCTGATGCCGCTGCAGGACTGGCGACTTTTCTACTACCGCGACGGGGCCTGGTACAACGGGCTGTCCAGCAGCGCCACGGCGCCCACCCCGCAGACCATGGGGCCGACGGCCCCGACGAACATTCCCGACGGAGTGCGCCTGCAGATCGTGCTGCCGCCGGGGCGCGCGCTCGCCGGCACGATCACCCGGGACTGGGTCAATCCCACCAATGGCGGAGGCAAGTCGTGA
- the gspI gene encoding type II secretion system minor pseudopilin GspI — protein MTRRVPPARRCRGRAPATGFTLVEVLVALAIVAIALTAGTQATSALARNAARQADVMLAHICAENELVKVRLARQMPSIGDSTVPCEQAGLRYDVAVGVRPTPNPQFRRVDAQVFDATGPVLRLSTIVGRY, from the coding sequence ATGACCCGGCGGGTGCCCCCCGCGCGCCGGTGCCGTGGCCGGGCACCGGCCACGGGTTTCACGCTGGTCGAAGTCCTGGTGGCCCTGGCCATCGTGGCGATCGCGCTGACGGCCGGCACGCAGGCCACCTCGGCGCTGGCCCGCAATGCCGCGCGGCAGGCCGACGTGATGCTCGCGCACATCTGCGCGGAGAACGAACTCGTGAAGGTGCGGCTCGCGCGCCAGATGCCCTCCATCGGGGACAGCACCGTGCCCTGCGAGCAGGCCGGCTTGCGCTACGACGTGGCGGTGGGCGTGCGGCCGACGCCCAACCCGCAATTCCGCCGGGTCGATGCGCAGGTTTTCGATGCCACGGGGCCGGTGCTGCGGTTGTCCACGATCGTGGGGAGGTACTGA
- a CDS encoding pilus assembly FimT family protein — MPTSAAGNKRRNRGPCNGTGPAPGSTSRGARGFTLLELLVVISLIAIATAGVGFALRDDGQTALQREGERLAALLEAGRAQSRASGAPVRWRAVGGSFRFEGLPGNPAPGAWLDPSTYVVGPALLQLGPEPLIPPQQVVLASQSHPGRSVRVATDGLRPFTAETVQ; from the coding sequence ATGCCGACATCGGCAGCTGGCAATAAGCGCCGGAACCGCGGCCCCTGCAATGGCACGGGCCCTGCCCCCGGCAGCACAAGCCGCGGCGCCCGGGGCTTCACGCTGCTGGAACTGCTGGTGGTGATCTCGCTGATCGCCATCGCCACGGCCGGCGTGGGCTTCGCCCTGCGGGACGATGGCCAGACGGCCCTGCAGCGCGAAGGCGAGCGCCTCGCAGCACTGCTGGAAGCGGGCCGGGCCCAGTCCCGCGCGTCCGGTGCGCCGGTGCGCTGGCGTGCCGTCGGCGGAAGCTTCCGGTTCGAGGGCCTGCCCGGCAACCCGGCCCCGGGCGCATGGCTCGATCCCTCGACCTACGTGGTCGGCCCCGCGCTGCTGCAGCTGGGCCCCGAACCGCTGATCCCCCCGCAGCAGGTGGTGCTCGCGAGCCAGTCCCATCCCGGGCGCTCGGTGCGCGTGGCCACCGACGGCCTGCGCCCCTTCACGGCGGAGACGGTGCAATGA
- the gspG gene encoding type II secretion system major pseudopilin GspG yields MSPTFQKTVISRNAGAIARRARNARSRIARGFTLIELMVVLVIIGVLAALIVPNVIDRADDARVTAARTDITNIVQALKLYRLDNQRYPTAEQGLQALIARPTNGPVPGNWRPYLEKLPNDPWGRPYQYLNPGIKGEVDVMSFGADGQSGGEGKNADIGSWQ; encoded by the coding sequence ATGTCTCCCACTTTTCAGAAGACCGTGATCTCCCGCAACGCAGGCGCCATCGCACGGCGCGCCAGGAACGCCCGCAGCCGGATCGCGCGCGGCTTCACCCTGATCGAGCTGATGGTCGTGCTGGTGATCATCGGGGTGCTGGCCGCCCTGATCGTGCCCAACGTGATCGACCGTGCAGACGATGCGCGGGTGACCGCGGCGCGCACCGACATCACCAACATCGTGCAGGCGCTGAAGCTCTACCGCCTGGACAACCAGCGCTATCCCACCGCCGAACAGGGGCTGCAGGCCCTGATCGCCCGGCCCACGAACGGCCCGGTTCCCGGCAACTGGCGCCCCTATCTCGAAAAGCTGCCCAACGACCCCTGGGGCCGGCCCTACCAGTACCTGAATCCCGGCATCAAGGGCGAAGTGGACGTGATGTCCTTCGGCGCCGACGGGCAGTCGGGCGGCGAGGGCAAGAATGCCGACATCGGCAGCTGGCAATAA
- a CDS encoding histidine phosphatase family protein — protein MSSRSVRLWLVRHAAPCVDAGICYGSLNVAADAQATADAAGRLASALPATALPVRHSPLARCTALARSLQALRSDLSPQPDARLVEMDFGAWEGRSWDAVGRAAIDAWMADFAGHAPGDGESLEQVLARVRAALREARETHAADVVWITHAGVARCVHWLLEQPLRAPRADEWPLEAPGYGTWKCLEIGGADSA, from the coding sequence ATGAGCTCCCGGTCCGTGCGTCTCTGGCTGGTGCGGCATGCCGCGCCCTGCGTGGACGCAGGCATCTGCTATGGCTCGCTAAATGTGGCGGCGGACGCGCAGGCCACCGCCGATGCCGCGGGCCGCCTGGCATCCGCCCTGCCCGCCACCGCCCTGCCCGTCCGGCATTCGCCGCTCGCGCGCTGCACGGCGCTGGCACGTTCGCTGCAGGCCCTGCGTTCCGACCTCTCCCCGCAGCCGGACGCGCGGCTGGTGGAAATGGACTTCGGGGCCTGGGAGGGGCGCTCCTGGGATGCCGTCGGGCGCGCGGCCATCGATGCATGGATGGCCGACTTCGCAGGGCACGCACCAGGGGATGGTGAAAGCCTGGAACAGGTGCTGGCACGCGTGCGGGCCGCCCTGCGGGAGGCCCGCGAAACGCACGCTGCCGACGTCGTGTGGATCACGCATGCCGGCGTCGCGCGCTGCGTGCACTGGCTGCTGGAGCAGCCGCTCCGTGCGCCGCGCGCCGACGAATGGCCACTGGAAGCCCCCGGCTATGGCACCTGGAAGTGCCTTGAGATCGGCGGCGCGGATTCCGCGTGA
- a CDS encoding adenosylcobinamide-GDP ribazoletransferase, which produces MQALRHFLLAVQFFTRIPVTGRCADWVGFSPAMLRASAAHFPGVGWIVAAVAAVVYGTLHLLFGSQPYAALACAALSTAATVVLTGGFHEDGLADVADGLGGSADRGRALDIMKDSRIGAFGAMALCLALASKLALLAMLGHRGLAVAFAALAGAHVVSRFWPLLLVRTLPHVGNEATSKSKPLADRITLGALLAAGCWAAPALVLAGWLLGPASALAALGASGLAAWTLRTWFARRLQGFTGDCLGAVQQVAEIAFYLGCAAAAGTPAT; this is translated from the coding sequence ATGCAGGCACTCCGCCACTTCCTGCTGGCCGTGCAGTTCTTCACGCGCATCCCCGTGACCGGGCGGTGCGCCGACTGGGTGGGCTTCAGCCCGGCCATGCTGCGGGCAAGCGCCGCGCATTTCCCGGGCGTGGGCTGGATCGTGGCGGCCGTGGCGGCCGTGGTGTACGGCACGCTCCACCTGCTGTTCGGCTCCCAGCCCTATGCCGCGCTGGCCTGCGCGGCGCTCAGCACCGCGGCCACCGTCGTGCTCACCGGGGGCTTCCACGAGGATGGACTGGCGGACGTGGCGGACGGCCTGGGCGGCAGCGCGGATCGCGGGCGGGCCCTGGACATCATGAAGGATTCGCGCATCGGCGCATTCGGGGCCATGGCCCTGTGCCTGGCCCTGGCCAGCAAGCTGGCGCTGCTGGCGATGCTGGGGCACCGCGGGCTGGCCGTGGCATTCGCGGCCCTGGCAGGCGCGCACGTGGTGTCCCGCTTCTGGCCGCTGCTGCTGGTGCGCACCCTGCCCCATGTGGGCAATGAGGCCACATCCAAGAGCAAGCCGCTGGCAGACCGGATCACGCTGGGCGCGCTGCTGGCGGCCGGCTGCTGGGCCGCACCTGCGCTGGTGCTGGCGGGCTGGCTGCTGGGCCCGGCCTCCGCCCTGGCGGCGCTGGGCGCCAGCGGGCTGGCCGCCTGGACGCTGCGTACATGGTTCGCCCGGCGCCTGCAGGGCTTCACGGGAGACTGCCTGGGGGCCGTGCAGCAGGTGGCCGAGATCGCGTTCTACCTGGGATGCGCCGCGGCGGCCGGCACCCCGGCCACATGA
- the ilvA gene encoding threonine ammonia-lyase, biosynthetic: MTKTPSPALTPADYLKKILTARVYDVAVESALEPARALGRRLHNTVLLKREDQQPVFSFKLRGAYNKMAHLSAEQLQRGVICASAGNHAQGVAMSARRLGTRAVVVMPTTTPQLKVDAVKTLGGEVVLHGDSYSDAYEHAARLQQEQGLTFVHPFDDPDVIAGQGTIAMEILRQLQSLGSNRLDAVFVAIGGGGLVSGVANYIKAVRPDIRVVGVQMNDSDAMVRSVAAGSRVALPDVGLFSDGTAVKLVGEETFRVASGLVDEFITVDTDAVCAAIKDIFVDTRSIVEPAGALAVAAIKQYVAERKTRGETYAAILCGANMNFDRLRFVAERAEVGEEREALLAVTIPEERGSFRRFCEVVGQLPGGPRNVTEFNYRISDASQAHVFVGLATHGKGESEKIARNFQRHGFEALDLTHDELAKEHLRHLVGGRSGLAQDERLLRIIFPERPGALFKFLSMMQPSWNISLFHYRNQGADYGRILVGMQVPAGDAQAFDAFLQTLGYPYVEETQNPAYRLFLQASAGRG; encoded by the coding sequence ATGACGAAGACTCCCTCCCCCGCCCTGACGCCCGCCGACTACCTCAAGAAGATCCTGACGGCGCGCGTGTACGACGTGGCCGTCGAGTCGGCACTGGAACCCGCGCGCGCGCTGGGCCGCCGCCTGCACAACACGGTTCTGCTCAAGCGCGAGGACCAGCAGCCCGTGTTCAGCTTCAAGCTGCGCGGGGCCTACAACAAGATGGCCCACCTGTCCGCGGAGCAGTTGCAGCGGGGCGTGATCTGCGCCTCTGCCGGCAACCATGCGCAGGGCGTGGCCATGAGCGCCAGGCGCCTGGGCACGCGTGCGGTGGTGGTGATGCCCACGACCACGCCGCAACTCAAGGTGGACGCCGTGAAGACGCTCGGCGGCGAAGTGGTGCTGCACGGGGACAGCTACTCCGACGCCTACGAGCACGCCGCTCGCCTGCAGCAGGAGCAGGGCCTGACCTTCGTGCATCCTTTCGACGATCCGGACGTGATCGCCGGCCAGGGCACCATCGCCATGGAAATCCTGCGCCAGCTGCAGAGCCTGGGCAGCAACCGGCTGGACGCGGTGTTCGTGGCGATCGGCGGTGGCGGCCTCGTGAGCGGGGTGGCCAACTACATCAAGGCCGTGCGGCCGGACATCCGTGTCGTCGGGGTGCAGATGAACGATTCCGACGCCATGGTGCGCTCGGTCGCTGCCGGCAGCCGGGTGGCGCTTCCCGACGTGGGCCTGTTCTCGGACGGCACGGCCGTGAAGCTGGTGGGCGAGGAGACTTTCCGCGTCGCGAGCGGGCTGGTGGACGAATTCATCACGGTGGATACTGACGCCGTCTGCGCGGCGATCAAAGACATCTTCGTGGACACGCGCAGCATCGTGGAGCCCGCCGGGGCGCTGGCGGTGGCGGCCATCAAGCAGTACGTCGCCGAGCGCAAGACCCGCGGGGAAACCTATGCCGCCATCCTGTGCGGCGCCAACATGAATTTCGACCGCCTGCGCTTCGTCGCGGAGCGTGCCGAAGTGGGCGAGGAGCGCGAGGCGCTGCTCGCGGTGACGATCCCGGAGGAGCGCGGGAGCTTCCGCCGCTTTTGCGAAGTGGTCGGCCAGTTGCCCGGCGGCCCGCGCAACGTGACGGAATTCAACTACCGCATCAGCGATGCGTCGCAGGCCCATGTCTTCGTCGGCCTGGCCACGCATGGCAAGGGCGAGTCGGAGAAGATCGCGCGCAATTTCCAGCGCCACGGGTTCGAGGCGCTGGACCTCACGCACGACGAACTGGCCAAGGAGCACCTGCGGCACCTCGTGGGCGGCCGTTCCGGGCTCGCCCAGGACGAGCGGCTGCTGCGCATCATCTTCCCGGAGCGCCCGGGCGCGCTCTTCAAATTCCTGAGCATGATGCAGCCGAGCTGGAACATCAGCCTCTTCCACTACCGCAACCAGGGCGCCGACTACGGCCGCATCCTCGTGGGCATGCAGGTGCCGGCGGGCGACGCGCAGGCCTTCGACGCCTTCCTGCAAACGCTGGGCTACCCCTACGTGGAAGAAACGCAGAACCCCGCGTACCGGCTGTTCCTGCAGGCGTCCGCGGGCCGGGGCTGA
- a CDS encoding OsmC family protein has translation MECTVTWTGASGTRSGMGFIAETGSGHILAMDGAPDAANPANGGQNFAPRPMETVLAGTGGCTAYDVVLILRRGRHDVRGCSVKLSSERADTDPKVFTRIHMQFTVTGKALPPAAVERAIAMSHEKYCSASIMLGKTAEITTGFDIVEV, from the coding sequence ATGGAATGCACAGTCACCTGGACCGGCGCCTCGGGCACGCGCTCGGGCATGGGGTTCATCGCGGAAACCGGCAGCGGCCACATCCTGGCCATGGACGGCGCCCCCGATGCTGCCAACCCCGCCAACGGCGGTCAGAACTTCGCGCCCCGGCCGATGGAGACCGTCCTTGCCGGCACCGGCGGCTGCACGGCGTATGACGTGGTGCTCATCCTGCGGCGGGGCCGCCACGATGTGCGCGGTTGCAGCGTGAAGCTCAGCTCGGAGCGCGCGGACACGGATCCGAAGGTGTTCACCCGCATCCACATGCAATTCACCGTCACCGGCAAGGCTTTGCCGCCCGCCGCGGTCGAGCGTGCCATCGCCATGAGCCACGAGAAATACTGCTCCGCGAGCATCATGCTGGGCAAGACGGCAGAGATCACCACCGGCTTCGACATCGTGGAGGTCTGA
- the coq7 gene encoding 2-polyprenyl-3-methyl-6-methoxy-1,4-benzoquinone monooxygenase, with protein sequence MDKLLIAADNALRTLFARPRAAQPSPAKGLPEGDLSPAQRREAGALMRVNHVGEVCAQALYMGQAAVTRDPALRARLLEAAREETDHLAWTAERLDALGSRPSLLNPLWFAGAFAIGWTAAQVSDAASLGFVVETENQVARHLQGHLDRMPAQDAPSLAVIERMQADEQRHADDARAAGATDLPAPARVLMAAAARVMTATAHHI encoded by the coding sequence ATGGACAAGCTCTTGATAGCCGCGGACAACGCCTTGCGCACGCTCTTCGCACGACCCCGCGCCGCGCAGCCGTCGCCCGCCAAAGGCCTGCCGGAAGGCGACCTGTCGCCCGCCCAGCGGCGCGAGGCCGGCGCGCTCATGCGGGTGAACCACGTGGGCGAAGTATGCGCGCAGGCTCTCTACATGGGGCAGGCCGCCGTCACGCGCGACCCGGCGCTGCGCGCCCGGTTGCTGGAGGCTGCCCGCGAGGAAACCGATCACCTGGCCTGGACGGCCGAACGCCTCGACGCGCTGGGCAGCCGGCCCAGCCTGCTGAATCCGCTCTGGTTCGCGGGCGCATTCGCGATCGGCTGGACAGCGGCCCAGGTCAGCGATGCCGCGAGCCTGGGTTTCGTGGTGGAGACGGAAAACCAGGTGGCGCGCCATCTGCAGGGGCACCTGGACCGCATGCCGGCGCAGGACGCCCCCTCCCTGGCGGTGATCGAGCGCATGCAGGCCGACGAGCAGCGGCATGCGGACGACGCACGAGCCGCCGGCGCGACGGACCTGCCCGCACCGGCCCGGGTGCTCATGGCCGCCGCGGCCCGGGTAATGACGGCCACGGCGCACCATATATAG
- a CDS encoding porin: MKKSLIALAVLAASGAAMAQSSVTMFGIVDTGVAYINNANSAGQNVYGLTTSGNATSRLGFRGTEDLGGGLKAGFWLEGEIFGDNGNANGFNFQRRSTLSLAGNFGEVRLGRELTPSYNKASSYDLFGQAGIGQFQGWNEWLGLNGATSVTADTNNIRSSNMVSYYTPNFGGFTGGVGYGFDEQTVGKAGRYFGGYAAYDNGPLSVTVSYDQRNTGFTLAGVSATGKHNILTVGASYDLNVAKLIAIAQQSKYEADGFSGDAKFNNYALGASMPVGAGEFKLQYALYDQKAIDSKAHQLSLGYVHNLSKRTALYGTVAYLKNKDNSNLGLATKGLTVAGPGIGNNQTGVQVGIRHAF; the protein is encoded by the coding sequence ATGAAAAAATCCCTGATTGCCCTGGCCGTGCTGGCTGCTTCCGGCGCTGCAATGGCTCAATCTTCCGTCACGATGTTCGGTATCGTCGATACGGGTGTTGCCTACATCAACAACGCCAACTCTGCTGGTCAGAACGTGTACGGCCTGACCACCAGCGGCAACGCCACGAGCCGTCTGGGCTTCCGTGGTACGGAAGACCTCGGCGGTGGCCTGAAGGCTGGCTTCTGGCTCGAAGGCGAGATCTTCGGCGACAACGGCAACGCCAACGGCTTCAACTTCCAACGCCGCTCCACCCTGAGCCTGGCTGGCAACTTCGGTGAAGTGCGCCTGGGCCGCGAACTGACCCCTTCGTACAACAAGGCCAGCAGCTATGACCTGTTCGGCCAGGCTGGTATCGGCCAGTTCCAAGGCTGGAACGAGTGGCTCGGCCTGAACGGCGCTACCAGCGTGACCGCTGACACGAACAACATCCGTTCGAGCAACATGGTCAGCTACTACACCCCCAACTTCGGTGGCTTCACCGGCGGCGTGGGCTATGGCTTCGACGAGCAAACCGTGGGCAAGGCTGGCCGTTACTTCGGTGGCTACGCTGCATACGACAACGGCCCCCTGAGCGTGACCGTGTCCTATGACCAACGCAACACCGGCTTCACGCTGGCTGGCGTTTCCGCTACCGGCAAGCACAACATCCTGACCGTGGGCGCTTCCTACGACCTGAACGTTGCCAAGCTGATCGCCATCGCCCAACAATCGAAGTACGAAGCTGACGGCTTCTCCGGCGACGCCAAGTTCAACAACTACGCCCTGGGTGCTTCCATGCCCGTCGGCGCTGGCGAATTCAAGCTGCAATACGCCCTGTACGACCAGAAGGCCATCGACTCCAAGGCACACCAGCTGTCCCTGGGCTATGTCCACAACCTGTCCAAGCGCACCGCTCTGTACGGCACCGTGGCTTACCTGAAGAACAAGGACAACTCCAACCTCGGCCTGGCCACCAAGGGCCTGACCGTTGCCGGCCCTGGCATCGGCAACAACCAGACCGGCGTGCAAGTCGGTATCCGTCACGCTTTCTGA